TCGGGCGGGCCGGATTCGGCGTCATCGACCACGTCGGCCGCGCGGTCTGCCACGGCCCGGACGGCACCGCCAGCGAGGGCTGGGGGCTGTTCGAGCACGGCGCGCTGGGACGGCACGACCCGTCGGGGTTCGCCGACTGGCTGACCGTAGCCCCCTGAGTCGCGATTTCGGCGCGCTTTCCGGCGCCCCGCGCCGGGAAGCGCGCCGAAATCGCTAAGGTGACGGGCATGCGTGCGGTACAGATCACCAGGCTCGACGGTCCCGAGGCGATCGAGGTCAATGACGTCGCCGAACCCGACGGCGACATCGTGATCGACGTGCACGCCGCGGGCGTGGCCTTCCCCGATGCACTGCTGAGCCGAGGCCTCTACCAGTACAAACCCGAACTCCCCTTCACTCCCGGTGGCGAGGTCGCCGGCGTCGTGCGCAGCGCGCCTGAGGGTGCCCACGTGCGCGCCGGTGATCGGGTGCTGGGCCTGACGATGATCACCGGCGGCATGGCCGAGGTGGTGGCCCTGTCGGCCGACCGCGTCTTCGCGCTGCCCGACAACATCCCCTTCGAGGCGGGCGCGGGCATCCTGTTCAACGACCTGACCGTGCATTTCGCGTTGCGCACCCGAGGACGGCTCATGCCGGGTGAGACCGTGCTGGTGCACGGCGCCGCGGGCGGCATCGGCACCTCGACCCTGCGCCTGGCGCCCGCCCTCGGCGCGGCCCGCACGATCGCCGTGGTGTCGACCGAGGACAAGATCGCGGTGGCCAAGGCGGCCGGGGCGTCCGATGTCGTACTCGCCGACGGGTTCAAGGACGCCGTCGCGGAACTGACCGGCGGTCGCGGGGTCGACATCGTGCTGGACCCCGTCGGCGGTGACCGGTTCACCGACTCGCTGCGATCGCTGGCCCCCGCGGGCCGACTGCTCGTCGTCGGCTTCACCGGCGGTGACATCCCGACGATCAAGGTGAATCGACTGCTGCTCAACAACGTCGACGCCGTCGGTGTCGGTTGGGGCGCATGGGCTATGTCGCACCCCGGTTATCTCGCCGAGCAGTGGGACGAACTCGGGGCGCTGCTCGCATCGGGGAAGGTTCCCGCGCCTGCGCCCCAGGTCTATCCCGCCGAGCGGGCCGGCGAGGCGATCGCCGCCCTCGAGAACCGCAGCGCGCGCGGCAAAGTCGTACTCACGTTCCGCTAGGCCGAGCCCTGCCCTTCGGGTCAGGCCACCGATCCGCCCAGGCCACAGACACTCTCGGCACTGTGACAGCGCAGCGACGTCATGTAAAGCGCTCGATGCGCTGTAAGCAGGTCAGCGGATACGCCTCCGGGGTGTAGGCTGGCACCCAGTTGGAAATCCAACCAGTCTGGGATGAGGCAGTTCTTCGGTCACTGCTTGTGCCGAGCAGTCCTTCACACCGGTGTATCCGGCGACATCCCGAACGGGGATTCCATGAAAACCCACCCCTCGCGCCCCAACGGAATGACCAGTATGCCGCGTGTCGGCGTGCTCGGCCCCTACCCTCCAACCCGTTGCGGTCTTGCGGCCTTCGGCGCGGGACTCGCCGACGGCCTCACAGCGCTGGGCGCCGAGGTCGGAGTCGTCCAGACCGCCGCTGACGAGCGTTCGACGGCGCCGCAGGTGATCGCGCACCTGACCGACGGTTCACCCGCGTCAATCGCGACGTGCACCGCGCTGCTGAATCAGCACGACGTGGCCATCATCCAGCACGACTACGACAGCTATGGCGGCCCCGATGGGGCAGATGTCCTGGAGGTCGTGGAGGCACTGCAGGTTCCGTCCATCATCACGGTGCACACCGTCCTCAGCGCACCCACGTCACGGCAACGCTCGATCCTCGAGGCGCTCGTGCGGGTTGCCGATCAGGTGACCGTCATGTCGGATGCCGCCAGGCGGCGCATGGGCGAGGTGTACGACGTCGACCTCCACAAGATCTCAGTGGTTCCGCACGGCGCACCCACGCTGCCGAAGACTCGCCCGTCGGGGCGATTCGGCAGACCGACGATGCTCACGTGGGGCTTCCTCCGCCCCGGCAAGGGCGCCGAGAGCGTCATCGACGTCGTGGACTCGATGCGCGACGTTGCCGGCCACCCGCGCTACATGGTGGCCGGCCGTACCCACCCGAGTGTGCTGGCGCAGGAGGGCGAGGCGTACCGCGAGTCCCTCGTGGCCCGAGCGCAGGGCGCCGGCGTGGCCAATTCGGTTGTGGTGGACGGCAATTACCGCGGCACCGCAGCATTGACGGAACTGATCCAGTCCTCAGCGGTCGTTGTGCTGGCGAACGACTCGGCCGAACAGGTGACCTCCGGCGTGCTCGCCGGGTCCATCGCCCGAGGCCGTCCGGTGGTGGCCACCGCGTTTCCGCATGCCGTGGAACTCCTCGGCACCGGAGCGGGAATCGTGGTCGGCCACGACGATCCCGACGCCCTCACCGCAGCACTGCGCCAGGTGCTCACGCAGCCAAGACTGGCCGGCGCTATGGCCGCCGAAGCACGCAGGCTGGCGCCCAGCATGGGCTGGCCGGCGGTCGCCGAGGCGTATCTGAACCTGGCCCGACGTCTGACCGCACGCCGGTCCGCCGCATGACGAGTCATTGATGGACATGCGTCGAAACGTCGGATCCCAACTCGACGTTGAGATCACCGCGGCCTCCACACTCGAATTCCAGATTGCGGTTGCGCCGCATCCCGGCGCCGAAGTCTGGGAGTCGCTGTCGTTCACCTTGGACGGCGCACCCGTGGCGGCGAAGGAGATCACCGGGTCACACGGCAACCGCATCCACAAACTCGCCGTCGAATCGGGCCTGCTGCGCGTCAACTACACGGCGACGATCATCGGCCAGGCGGACGTCGCCCCAGTCACCGACTACGACCTTTCGAGGTATCTGCGCCCCAGCCGGTACGCCGAAGCCGACAAGTTCTTCGGCTTCGCGGCAAAGGAATTCGGCAGCTATGCCAACTCGGCGGCGCTGCTGGAGACGGTGTCGTCGTGGGTCGGCACACGGTTGGACTACGTCGCGGGTTCCAGCGACCCGATTGACGGAGCTGTCGACACGCTGCTGTCGGGCGCCGGAGTGTGCCGCGACTTCGTTCACCTGGTGGTGGCGCTGCTGCGGGCGGTCAACGTTCCCGCCCGCGCCGTATCGGTGTACGCGCCGGGTCTGTATCCCATGGACTTCCACGCGATCGCCGAGGCCTTCATCGACGGACAGTGGCGCGTTGTCGATGCCACTCTGTTGGCGCCCCGTCAGTCCGTCGTGCGCATCGCGACCGGACGCGACGCGGCCGACATCGCGTTCCTCGACAGTCACGACGGAAACATCACCCTGACCGGCCTGAATGTGTCTGCCGTGGTCGATGGCGAGCTGCCGCGCGACTCGGTGGACCAGCTGGTGTCGATCAGATGAGCGTCGCCCCACTTTCCCCGCAGCTGCGGCTTGGCGTGATCGGCCGCACCAACAAAGAGAACGAGCGCAGGCTGCCGATCCACCCCGATCATCTCGACCGGATCGACGCCGACCTGCGGTCCCAGATCTACTTGGAGCAGGGCTACGGTGCACACTTCGGCGTGGACGACACCGAACTGTCGGCTCATGTGGCCGGAGTGCGTTCCAGAGAATCGCTGATTGCCGACTGCGACGTCATCCTGCTGACGAAACCCGATTCCCGCGACCTGGCCGGACTTCGACCCGGCCAGGTGTTGTGGGGTTGGCCGCACTGTGTTCAGGACCGGGAACTGACTCAGCAGGCGATCGACCGCAGACTCACCCTCATCGCCTTCGAGGCGATGAACCTCTGGACCCGCGACGGCGCCTACCGACTGCACGTGTTTCACAAGAACAACGAGATGGCCGGCTGCTGCTCGGTGCTGCACGCCTTGGCGATCATCGGCACGACCGGAACCTACGGCCGCCGACTGCGAGCCGCCGTGCTGGGGTTCGGCGCCACCGCACGCGGAGCCGTGACGGCACTCAACGCCCACGGCGTCCACGACATCGACATCCTGACCAACCGCAATGTGACCGAGGTGGCCTCTCCGATTCACTCGGCACGGATCGTCCAGTTCGACCACGACTCGCACGACGCGGACGGCCTGACATCTGTCGCACACACCGACTCGGGTCCGGTCCCCCTTGCCGACTTCCTCGCCGAGCACGATGTCGTGGTGAACTGTGTTCTGCAGGACCCCAACGCGCCCTTGACATTCCTCGACCTCGACGATCTGGAGGCATTCCGGCCGGGAAGCCTGATCGTGGACGTATCCTGCGATGTGGCAATGGGTTTCAGCTGGGCAAAACCGACTTCCTTTGCCCACCCCGCGATCACAGTCGGTGACAACATCACGTACTACGCAGTCGACCACAGCCCGTCTTATCTGTGGAACTCCGCCACGTGGGAGATCAGTGAAGCACTCATTCCCCACCTGCGCCCGGTGCTGGCGGGGCGGGAGGCTTGGGAAGCCAACCAGACGGTGCGGCGAGCCATCGAGATCATCGACGGCACCGTCCGCAACCCCGACATTCTGACGTTCCAACACCGCCGGCAAGAGCACCCACATAGCGTGATCCAGCCGAGTTGAGCCCGACCGGCGTATCGTCACAAGCAGCGAGCTGCTCAAGTCACGAGCCAACACGTTCGCCCGAAAAGGACCCGCAATGACTGCGCCAACCACGTTCTCGACTCCCTACCAACAACGGCTCGAACTCGTCAGCGACACCATCCAGGCCAACTCCACACTGAACGCGGCCGCGTCCGATGATTTGGCTGTGCACGTCCTGCTGGTCCTGAATTCAATCCCAGAGAAGATCCGCTGAGCGCCCTGCGCTCGGGTGGAGGCGTGAGATGACAGTCACCGTGAAACTCAAGGACCGCGGCAGCGACGAGTACATGCGATTCGGCGACAGCTACCACAAATGCCACGACGGCTCGCTCGAAGTGGTGCGCACCGGCGCCAAGACACCATTCCGTTATCCGCCGGGCGAGTGGACAGATGTCAGCGGAGACCAGCGTAAGAGCGCGAAATCCCGCTTCTGGCACTGATCGGCAGTCGCGGTGGGTGAAACTGGAACGATGTCGGAGACAAGCACATCTCGGGTGGCGGTGTACCTCGACTTCGACAACATCGTGATCTCACGGTATGACCAGGTGAACGGCCGAAACTCGTTCCAACGGGACAAGTCGAAACCCCCCGATGACGGCGCGGACCGATTGAAGCGGGCCACCGTCGACGTCGGAGCCATCATCGATTTCGCGTCCTCGTTCGGCACGCTGGTCCTCACCCGGGCCTACGCCGACTGGTCGGCCGACGTCAACGCCGACTACCGCGGCCAACTGGTGGGCCGTGCGGTCGACCTGGTGCAGCTGTTCCCCGCCGCGGCATACGGTAAGAACGGCGCCGACATTCGGCTGGCGGTCGATGCGGTCGAGGACATGTTCCGGCTGCCGGACCTCACCCATGTCGTGATCGTCGCTGGCGACTCCGACTACATCGCGCTGGCGCAACGTTGCAAACGCCTGGGCCGGTATGTGGTCGGCATCGGTATGGCCGGATCATCGAGTCGAACACTGGCTGCGGCCTGTGACGAGTTCGTCATCTACGACACCCTGCCCAGCGTCCCTGCGTATCCCACTGCGGCTGATGATGATTCACCTCCGAAGCGGCGATCCAAGCGTGCCGAGCAGGTGGACCCCGAGCCGTCCGATCCCCAGGCGGAGGCGACGGGTCTGCTGACCCGCGCCATCCGGATCGGCATGGACAAGGACGACACCGACTGGCTGCATAATTCGATGGTCAAGGCTCAGATGAAGCGTATGGACCCCTCATTCAGCGAAAAGTCTTTGGGATTCCGTTCTTTCAGCGACTTCCTGCGTTCACGGTCGGATCTGGTGGAACTCGACGAGAGCTCGACGACTCGTCTGGTTCGACTCAGATAGCAGACGAACCGTAAACCATCTGCGCGACAAGGGCGTACACTTCGGCTATCGGGACCAGGGCAGGCCCCCATATCAAAGGGGCAGCTGATGTCCGACAAGTCACCGCGCCAGAACATGAGCAAGAAGTCGGCGAAATCCCTCAAGGAGAAACGCGCCGACAAGCGCGCCAAGAGCGAGAACACCGGGCACGTCGAAGACATGTCGACGGGCAGGAAGCGTTAGGGGCGTTCACCCCAGCGCGTCGATGATCTCGCCCACCGCGTCCACTGACAGCGCGCCACCGGAGTAGACGCACACGGTGTCGGCGACGCCGTCCACCCGGTCTCTGATGTGCGCCGCGATGTCCTGCGGGCTGCCGACGGCCGCGATCGTGCTGAGCACATCGTCGTCGATCAGGTTCCCCATCTCCTGCCAGCGGCCCTGTTTGGACAGCGCGTGCAGTTCGGGCTGCAGATCACCCCACCCGTGCGCGTCGAGGACCGGCTTGTAGGCCGGCGTCGACCCGTAGAACGCCAGCAGGCGGCGAGTCCCCGAGTGGTCCTCCCCCGGCGACACGATGATCTCCGGCACCACCGTGAACTGATCCGGGCTCCGTCCTGAGGCCGCGACGCCCTCGCGCACCGCGGGCATGGTGTGTTCGTGCAGAAAGCGCTTGGTGCCGAACGGCATCACCAGCAACCCGTCGGCGTGCTCGGCCGTCGCCCGCGTCAGCCGGGGTCCAAGGGCGCCAACGTAAATCGGTGGAGGACCATACGGCAGGCCGGGCGGGCTGAAGTTGGGTGTCATCAGCGTGTGGGAGTAGAACTCACCGCGGAACGTCAGCCGCTCACCCGTCGACCAGGTGTGGAAGATCGCCCGCAGCGCCGCGATCAACTCCGTCATCCGCGCCACCGGACGGTCGAACTCGGCCCCGAACCGCTTCTCGATCTGGGTGCGGATCTGGGTCCCCAATCCCAGCACGAACCGTCCGCCGGACAGCTGCTGATGGTCGGCTGCCTGGTGCGCGAGGTGAATCGGATTGCGAGGGAAGGCGATCGCTACGTTGGTCATCAGGTCCAGACCGCCGACGGTGCTGGCCAGCGTCAGCGGCGCGAACACGTCGTGCGGGCCCTCGAAGGTGAAGACGCCCGCGGCGCCGGCCTCCTTGAGCGCGTGGGTGCGCTCGATCGCGTCGGTGGGACCGGATAACGCTGTCAAGATCTTCACGCGCCGCAGCCTAATGCGCTTGACTGGACCCCGTGCGTGCTCAGACAGATGTCGTGGTGATCGGTGCCGGATTCGCGGGGTTGACCGCTGCGCGGGAACTCAATCGGCGGGGCCTTCAAGTCCTGGTGCTCGAGGGACGCGACCGGGTCGGCGGCCGGTCCTACACCGGTGCGGTGGCGGGCCTGCCCGTCGACCTCGGTGCCACCTTCGTGGGGCCCACCCAGGACGCGGTGCTGGCGCTCGCGGCCGAACTCGGCTGCCCCACCACGCCGACGTTCTGCGAGGGGAAGAACCTGATCAACTGGCGCGGCAGTGTCCGGGCGTACTCGGGAACCGTCCCCGCGCTGTCGATGGGAGGACTGCTCAACATCGCGCGCGTGCGCTGGCAGTTCACCCGCGTGGCCCGCGGAGTCCCCGTGGACAGGCCGGGCGCGGCCCTGCATGCGCACGAACTCGACTCGATGTCGCTGCAGGATTGGCTCACGAAGAAGCGCGCATCCTCGACGACGCTGGACCTGATGGCGATCATGTCGCGGGTCACCTGGGGGGCGGAACCCTCCGAGGTCTCGATGCTGCACGCCGCGCGCTATG
The DNA window shown above is from Mycolicibacterium confluentis and carries:
- a CDS encoding glycosyltransferase, with product MKTHPSRPNGMTSMPRVGVLGPYPPTRCGLAAFGAGLADGLTALGAEVGVVQTAADERSTAPQVIAHLTDGSPASIATCTALLNQHDVAIIQHDYDSYGGPDGADVLEVVEALQVPSIITVHTVLSAPTSRQRSILEALVRVADQVTVMSDAARRRMGEVYDVDLHKISVVPHGAPTLPKTRPSGRFGRPTMLTWGFLRPGKGAESVIDVVDSMRDVAGHPRYMVAGRTHPSVLAQEGEAYRESLVARAQGAGVANSVVVDGNYRGTAALTELIQSSAVVVLANDSAEQVTSGVLAGSIARGRPVVATAFPHAVELLGTGAGIVVGHDDPDALTAALRQVLTQPRLAGAMAAEARRLAPSMGWPAVAEAYLNLARRLTARRSAA
- a CDS encoding NYN domain-containing protein, whose amino-acid sequence is MSETSTSRVAVYLDFDNIVISRYDQVNGRNSFQRDKSKPPDDGADRLKRATVDVGAIIDFASSFGTLVLTRAYADWSADVNADYRGQLVGRAVDLVQLFPAAAYGKNGADIRLAVDAVEDMFRLPDLTHVVIVAGDSDYIALAQRCKRLGRYVVGIGMAGSSSRTLAAACDEFVIYDTLPSVPAYPTAADDDSPPKRRSKRAEQVDPEPSDPQAEATGLLTRAIRIGMDKDDTDWLHNSMVKAQMKRMDPSFSEKSLGFRSFSDFLRSRSDLVELDESSTTRLVRLR
- a CDS encoding N(5)-(carboxyethyl)ornithine synthase, whose protein sequence is MSVAPLSPQLRLGVIGRTNKENERRLPIHPDHLDRIDADLRSQIYLEQGYGAHFGVDDTELSAHVAGVRSRESLIADCDVILLTKPDSRDLAGLRPGQVLWGWPHCVQDRELTQQAIDRRLTLIAFEAMNLWTRDGAYRLHVFHKNNEMAGCCSVLHALAIIGTTGTYGRRLRAAVLGFGATARGAVTALNAHGVHDIDILTNRNVTEVASPIHSARIVQFDHDSHDADGLTSVAHTDSGPVPLADFLAEHDVVVNCVLQDPNAPLTFLDLDDLEAFRPGSLIVDVSCDVAMGFSWAKPTSFAHPAITVGDNITYYAVDHSPSYLWNSATWEISEALIPHLRPVLAGREAWEANQTVRRAIEIIDGTVRNPDILTFQHRRQEHPHSVIQPS
- a CDS encoding DUF6307 family protein, translating into MTAPTTFSTPYQQRLELVSDTIQANSTLNAAASDDLAVHVLLVLNSIPEKIR
- a CDS encoding transglutaminase-like domain-containing protein, translating into MRRNVGSQLDVEITAASTLEFQIAVAPHPGAEVWESLSFTLDGAPVAAKEITGSHGNRIHKLAVESGLLRVNYTATIIGQADVAPVTDYDLSRYLRPSRYAEADKFFGFAAKEFGSYANSAALLETVSSWVGTRLDYVAGSSDPIDGAVDTLLSGAGVCRDFVHLVVALLRAVNVPARAVSVYAPGLYPMDFHAIAEAFIDGQWRVVDATLLAPRQSVVRIATGRDAADIAFLDSHDGNITLTGLNVSAVVDGELPRDSVDQLVSIR
- a CDS encoding NADPH:quinone oxidoreductase family protein; the encoded protein is MRAVQITRLDGPEAIEVNDVAEPDGDIVIDVHAAGVAFPDALLSRGLYQYKPELPFTPGGEVAGVVRSAPEGAHVRAGDRVLGLTMITGGMAEVVALSADRVFALPDNIPFEAGAGILFNDLTVHFALRTRGRLMPGETVLVHGAAGGIGTSTLRLAPALGAARTIAVVSTEDKIAVAKAAGASDVVLADGFKDAVAELTGGRGVDIVLDPVGGDRFTDSLRSLAPAGRLLVVGFTGGDIPTIKVNRLLLNNVDAVGVGWGAWAMSHPGYLAEQWDELGALLASGKVPAPAPQVYPAERAGEAIAALENRSARGKVVLTFR
- a CDS encoding TIGR03617 family F420-dependent LLM class oxidoreductase: MTALSGPTDAIERTHALKEAGAAGVFTFEGPHDVFAPLTLASTVGGLDLMTNVAIAFPRNPIHLAHQAADHQQLSGGRFVLGLGTQIRTQIEKRFGAEFDRPVARMTELIAALRAIFHTWSTGERLTFRGEFYSHTLMTPNFSPPGLPYGPPPIYVGALGPRLTRATAEHADGLLVMPFGTKRFLHEHTMPAVREGVAASGRSPDQFTVVPEIIVSPGEDHSGTRRLLAFYGSTPAYKPVLDAHGWGDLQPELHALSKQGRWQEMGNLIDDDVLSTIAAVGSPQDIAAHIRDRVDGVADTVCVYSGGALSVDAVGEIIDALG